One genomic segment of Danio aesculapii chromosome 15, fDanAes4.1, whole genome shotgun sequence includes these proteins:
- the or94a1 gene encoding odorant receptor 130-1: protein MSIHNSSGDEQMQLIQVDPVRRNISLALTQVIVWPFIYLIFLMLLIFSKKETFTTETRYILFGHSLLVDLTFLLLTDFVVLLSYNLVLLPLQFCIPVCMLMETVAVSAPLTVGAMCVERYVAICLPLRHHAISTSRRAFMVILLIWIVSSINPFIDMFILVSTASHEYLTQLTHCHYEIMIPEKIRVFARGLLYIVGLVVILIIEIFCYVMIYLAARAASGDNKKSASKGQRTISLHILQLFLCTAEVMCPYIESVVMQYDIQSYLTVRFINFLAFSITSRAVSPLVYGFRDEKFYAAMVYFIRCKNNTITSDIDKQT from the coding sequence ATGTCCATTCATAACAGCAGTGGCGATGAGCAGATGCAGCTGATTCAGGTGGACCCCGTCCGGAGGAACATCTCACTGGCGCTGACGCAGGTCATCGTGTGGCCCTTCATCTATCTCATCTTCCTCATGCTCCTTATATTCTCCAAAAAGGAGACTTTCACAACTGAGACTCGCTATATACTGTTCGGACACTCTTTGTTGGTAGATTTAACGTTTCTTCTTTTGACAGACTTTGTGGTGCTTTTATCATACAACCTAGTTTTATTACCACTGCAGTTCTGTATCCCCGTTTGCATGCTCATGGAAACGGTTGCAGTAAGTGCACCTCTGACCGTCGGCGCTATGTGTGTGGAACGTTATGTGGCCATTTGTCTGCCTCTAAGACACCATGCCATCTCCACCTCCAGAAGAGCCTTCATGGTGATTTTATTGATTTGGATCGTGAGCTCCATAAACCCGTTTATTGACATGTTCATTCTCGTCAGCACGGCCTCGCATGAATACTTGACTCAGCTCACGCACTGCCACTATGAGATTATGATCCCCGAAAAGATCCGCGTGTTCGCCAGGGGTTTGTTGTATATTGTGGGGCTCgtggttattttaataattgagaTTTTTTGCTATGTAATGATTTATCTTGCTGCTCGTGCCGCATCTGGCGACAATAAGAAATCTGCGTCGAAAGGGCAGCGCACTATTTCTCTGCACATCCTTCAGCTGTTTTTATGCACTGCGGAGGTGATGTGCCCTTACATTGAGTCTGTGGTCATGCAGTATGATATTCAGTCATATCTGACCGTACGATTTATAAACTTCCTGGCATTCAGCATCACTTCTAGAGCGGTCAGCCCTCTTGTGTATGGCTTTAGAGATGAGAAATTCTATGCAGCGATGGTTTACTTTATCAGATGCAAAAACAACACGATTACATCTGACATTGATAAGCAAACATGA
- the or95a1 gene encoding odorant receptor 129-1, producing the protein MQNLTDLPVNTTTSNSNLSVIVKVCVVMPIFIAFLFFILLTLYTFASHRQFFDSSRYMLFTYMLINDTLLLFSSVALFLLAMAEVQFAIIYCAPLLFFSTATFLNTPLILSTMSLERYVAIFYPLHRPAMWRSEWIWTIIVSLWIISCILPTVDFILMRLKPNVNILSTPVLCKTTILNASPIQALFKVSLNGIFFAVVTVVILFTYIRILMETRRMRQDRASVRKALHTVILHGLQLLLSMMAFSQPIAELLLVQRVSLSQADMSFVYYVCFNLFPRFLSPLIYGIRDEKLKSYMRKVLPCYGARVDPHKLETK; encoded by the coding sequence ATGCAGAACCTGACCGACCTCCCAGTCAACACCACGACGTCCAACAGCAACCTCTCGGTCATCGTGAAGGTGTGTGTGGTGATGCCGATCTTCATAGCGTTCCTGTTCTTCATCCTCCTGACGCTCTACACCTTTGCATCTCACAGGCAGTTCTTTGACAGCTCGCGTTACATGCTCTTCACTTACATGCTGATCAACGACACCCTTCTGCTTTTCTCCTCCGTCGCCCTCTTCCTGCTGGCCATGGCTGAGGTTCAGTTCGCCATCATCTACTGTGCTCCGCTTTTATTCTTCTCCACCGCCACCTTCCTAAACACACCGCTCATCCTCTCCACCATGTCCCTGGAGCGATACGTGGCCATCTTCTACCCGCTCCACCGTCCCGCCATGTGGAGATCTGAATGGATCTGGACCATCATTGTGAGTCTGTGGATCATCAGCTGCATCTTGCCCACCGTTGACTTCATCCTGATGCGCCTCAAGCCTAATGTGAACATCCTGTCCACCCCAGTCCTCTGCAAGACCACAATACTCAACGCTTCTCCCATTCAGGCTTTATTCAAAGTAAGCCTCAATGGGATCTTCTTCGCTGTGGTGACCGTGGTCATCCTCTTCACCTATATTCGGATCCTGATGGAGACCCGGCGGATGCGACAAGATAGGGCATCCGTAAGAAAGGCTCTACACACTGTGATACTCCACGGTCTCCAGCTGCTCCTCAGCATGATGGCCTTTTCTCAACCCATCGCAGAACTCTTGCTTGTCCAGCGAGTGAGCTTGTCTCAGGCAGATATGTCTTTTGTATACTATGTCTGCTTTAATTTGTTCCCTCGGTTTCTGAGCCCGCTCATTTACGGAATCCGAGACGAAAAGCTTAAAAGTTACATGAGGAAAGTCCTGCCTTGTTATGGGGCACGTGTTGACCCGCATAAACTAGAAACTAAATGA